The genomic stretch AAACCTACCAAGGGGTAACCGTTGACGATGAGACCCCCGTGGCCAAAGCGCTGAGCAACGGCAGAAGCAGCGGCATGGTGCTGGGTATGGAATACGACAGCCGCGATTTCGAGCCCAATCCGGCAATGGGCAGCTATTGGAATCTTGAATGGAGTGACTTTCGCCAGCAGTACGGCAGTGATACCAACTACCAACAATGGTTGATGAATGTACGCCATTACCTGCAAGTTTCCTCACAAACCATTGTGGCGATGGAACTCTATAGCCAAGCGTTTACCGGTGACGTGCCTTGGTACGATCAAGCCATGCTGGGCGACGACCAACGGATGCGCGGCTATTATCAAGGCCAATATCGCGATCGCAATCAGCTCTCCACCCAAGTGGAGGTGCGCCATAGCTTTAATCAACGTCATGGGATGGTGGCTTGGGTCGGCGCAGGCACCATTGCCCCTCACTACAACGAGTTGCTCGAACAATCTTGGCTCCCCACCGTCGGCATCGGTTATCGTTTTGCCTTCAAAGCGCGTATCAATGTCCGCGTCGATATGGGATTTGGCAAAGAGAGCAGCGGTTTCTATTTTCATGTCAATGAGGCGTTTTAGAAAATCATGATGAAAATGAACAAAACAACTCTTCTTCTGTTGCTCGCCAGCTTCTCTTCCTCGGTGCTTGCCGAGGTCGATGCCCCCGTGGGTGTGCGCCCATGTTGCGCCTTTGGTTACGACCTAAAAGCCCAGTTGGGAGGCATTCCCGTCCCGTTCTTTTCAGTGGGTAACGTGGTGGACGCCGACAAAATTGGCCAGCACCGCTACAACGATGGCTCACAATCCGTGTCGGGCAATTTGCTCGGACTGGGCGATGAAAGCAACGGCCTCATTTTTACCCAACACGCTGGCTTTATTGATACCGCCCACGTTCGAGACACCGCGGATTACACCTTCTATCTCTATCAAGAAAACCTCACCCATCTTGGTCAGGAATATCAGGTTGAACTCAAACAAGAGCTGCGTGTGCGGCAGATCCATTGGCAGCCTCAGTTTCAGGCGGAGTCTCTGAGTCAAGCCGAAAAAGTACAACGTAGCGCTGACGCCGCCGCGTTCATCGCCTTTCAATTAGCGCAATGGCATGAAATTGCCCAATGGTTTGGTTTGATGTCCGTCGGCGGCTTCGACGAGTTAGCGTCGGCCTTCTCTCCAGAAGATCTCTACTCCAACATGCTTGGCGCACAACTGGCGAAACAGGTGATTCTTGCCACTCCTACCTTGGATAAGAAAACCTTCTCCAAAAACGTCGATCACGTCCTACAACAACGCCTAAGCGAACTCAAAGCGCAATCGAAAAAGATCACTCAACAGAAGATTGAAGCGCTCGATGGGTTATGGTGGGACAGCGCACGCCGTTTGCCTGACAAGTGGCTGCTGCTCAAGCGTGACTACCAGCTCGCTTATACCCTTCAGCCTAATTACCCGGGAAGCGAGCATACTCTGTCACTCAATGCGCACTTTTCTGATGGTAGTCCGATTTCCGATTGGGTCAGTCTGAAACTGATTGCCAGCAACGAGGAGAAGCACTTTTCAGCCTTGCCTGACACCCTGAAAAAAGCGCAAGTCTGGACGCATCAGAACTTTGCGAATTTGGCCGATTTTGCTTATCAACAAGATGCTCGTCATCACCCTAAGTCATTCTCTCCTCAGGTAGGTGAAGAGTAATCAAGTGCATAACTTGCGCTTGTTTATGCAAAATCAAGAGGCATATGCATAGCGATTATCATCTGGTAAGAATTGATGGGTTTGTTTATCTATCGATAAAAAAGATAAACAACCTAATTCAACAGATAAATATTCTAGCTTACTTTGTTATCACCTTGTGAATATACTAAAATTTCAGGTGATATAGATCACATCTATTAATCCAATTCATCAATTTACTTTTTTATTTTTAGTGGACACTGCTACCCTGCTGCTCCCCTTGAACTGAACTCAAGGTGCATAACTATAAGGAGTGTTCATATGAATACCAAGAAACCGATGTCGCTAACCGGCCGTGTAATTCTTGGCATGGTTGCGGGTATCTTGACAGGATTCGCGATTCGCGCGCTATTTGCTGACAATGGATTTGTTGACGCATACATCGTAAATGGACTTTTTGAAGTCGGCGGTAAAATCTTTATTGCCAGCTTAAAAATGCTTGTTGTACCACTGATTTTTGTTTCGCTTGTTTGTGGTACCAGCTCACTTAAAGATATCTCGACCCTAGGTCGTATGGGTGGTAAAACCCTGGCGTTTTACATCACCACCACCGCCGTTGCTATCACGCTCGCTCTGACCATGGGTACGGTATTCCAACCTGGATCAGGTGCAGATCTCACCGCAGCAAGCTCGTTCAAATCGGCAGAGGCACCGTCATTGGGTCAAGTGATCATCGATATGTTCCCGACCAACCCAATCAGTGCGATGGCCGAAGGCAAAACGCTTCAAGTGATCGTCTTCGCCCTGTTGTTTGGTATTGCCATCAGTGCAGCTGGTAAACCGGGTGAGCGCATTGCGGCGATCTTCTCTGACCTTAACGAAGTGATCATGAAGCTGGTTGCGCTACTGATGAACCTGGCCCCTTACGGCGTGTTCTTCTTGATGGCGAAACTGTTTACTGGCCTAGGTTTGGGCGCAATCATTAATCTAGGTGAATACTTCCTAGTGTTGACGGCGACACTGCTCATCCATGGTTTGGTCACTTACAGCTTGATGCTAAAAGGCTTCACTGGTCTAAGTCCATTGACTTTCTTGAAGAAAATGGAAGATGCCATCATGTTTGCCTTTTCAACAGCCTCGTCTAACGCGACCATTCCAGCCACCATGGAAACGGTAAAAAACCGCCTAGGCGTAGACAACAAAATCGCCTCGTTTACGGTTCCGTTGGGCGCAACCGTCAACATGGATGGAACAGCCATCATGCAAGGCGTGGCGACCGCATTTATCGCTCAAGCATTCAACATCGACCTTAGTATGGGTGACTATGTGATGGTGATTCTCACCGCAACATTAGCATCTATCGGTACCGCTGGTGTTCCGGGTGTTGGTCTGGTCATGCTGGCGATGGTACTCAACCAAGTGGGTCTACCACTGGAAGGTATCGCGCTGATCATGGGTGTCGACCGTCTACTGGATATGATCCGCACAGCTGTCAACATCACTGGTGATGCGTGTGTTTCGGTGATTGTTGCGAAATCAGAAGGTGCTTTAGATCTTGACCGCTTTGCCGATCCAAAAGCAGGCGAGAAAGAAGAAGAAGTACACCTAAAACGTGCAGACGCTTAATCAGCAATTGCATCGTTAATAGGCACGAACAAACAGCGAAAAATAAACCCCGTAGAGAGAACTCTCTGCGGGGTTTTTACTTGGGGTCACGCTGACCGTGATGCCATCCACAGGCTATGAAAGCACCATGCGTTGTTGAAGGTATTCTATAAAGGTTTTAATCTGCTGCGGCACGTACTTTGACTGCGCATATTGCGCCAAAATCTGCCCTTGATAATTGCCGCCAAGGTGCCAGTCACTGAGTAACTCGGTCAATGCTCCCGACTCAATATAAGGACGAATCGCAAACTCAGGAAACACCGAAATGCCAAATCCTCTCAGCACCGCTTCACGGCGAATTTCACTGTGATTGACCGCAAATGAGCCCTTCACATTCACCGAAATTTTTCGGCTGCCGATGGTAAAATCCCACACCCTATCCCGCGGATTTTCTCCCAAACACAAACAGTTGTGGCCCACTAAATCATCTGGATGGTTCGGCGTGCCTTGCTGCTGCAAATACTCTGGGCTTGCACACAACACCAAACGGCAGCGACCTAAGCTACGAGCCACTAACCCTTCGGTTGGTTTGTCAGTGATTTGGATGATCACGTCCACCTCATCGCCTATCGGGTCGATATAGTGATCCGCGACTTTCAGTTGCAGCGCCACTTTGGGGTGATCAGCAATGAAATCGAGCACGAACGGCATCAACACCTGACGAGATAACGCTTTCGGCGCGGCAATGCGCAGTGAGCCCGATGCTTCACTTTTGTCCGTTTGCGCGGCGGAAACCGCCATCTTCGCCGCATTCATCATATCACTGCACAGGCTATAGACCTCTTGCCCCGTCGCACTCAACCGCATTTGTCGCGTTGTGCGCTCAAGCAGTTTCTTTTCCAGCACATTTTCCAAACGAGTTATCGAGCGACTGACCGAAGACGGCGACACACCAAGCTTTTGCGCGGTTTTCGAAAAACTGCCAGATTCGACCACATTAACGAAAATTGCCATCTCAGAAAGCAGTGGAATTAGCCTATTTGTGTCCATGGCGCAATTATCCTTTGCATTTTCACTGTATTGTTCCGTTGAAGTTACTTATAGATACTAAATAAGTCAATTGACATTAGTCAGACAACATCAAGGACAGAGAGATGAAGAAAATCAGAAGTATTGAGGATGTACAAAACGTCGCGAGCCAAGCCAAACATGTGTTGACGCTCTTTAGCGGCGGCTTAGATAGCTCTTACTTGCTCGAAATTCTCAAGAACAGCCGCGCAAAAGTCACCGCGGTGGCCATTGATCTTGGCGATGACATCGAAGAATCCAAACTCAAGCTCATCACCGATCATTACGGCTTCGATTTAAAAATCCTCGATGCAAAACAGGAGTTTGTTGAACACAGCCTCTTTTGCGCCATACAAGCACAAGCGCTTTACCTAGGTGACTATCCGGTCAGTTCCTCACTCTCTCGACCAATCATTGTTAAAAAAGCGGTCGAGCTGGCGCAGAATCTCGGTTGTGACGCCATCATCCACACCGCAAATCAGTCGCAAAATAGCTTACGCCGTCTCAATGGCGCGATTGAACGTTCAGGCTACCAAGGTTTCTACGGCTCGCCTTATGAGTATTCCGCCATCAGCCGCGAAGAAAAAGCTCAGACGCTGTTTCACTCCGGTTTGGTTGGCTTTAAATCTCGTAATGTCAGTGGCGATTCCAATTTATGGTGTCGCGAGTTTGAATCCGGCATCTTGGACGATCCGGAAAACTTCACCCTCGCCGATTCGCTTTTTACCTGGTCGCGTTGGCAACCAGAGCACCATCTTGAAGGCAACAGCATCAAGATCGGTTTCAAACAAGGTTATCCGGTTACCTTAAATGACAAACCGATAACTCTACTCGAGTTAATAGCGTTTATTAACAACCACGTTGGCGCGTATGAGATAGGTCGTTATGTAGGGTTCGACCATCTCGATCAAGACGAAAAAGTGTTAGAGGTGCGCGAAGCACCCGCCGCAATGCTCTTGATGAAGGCTTATAAGTTGCTCGAAACGGCCACTTTACCTACCGATGTTCTCAAAGCCAAAGCATGGCACAACGAAACGTGGACTCAAGAAGCGGTCGAAGGTCGCTTCGGTAGCCTGTTGCAAAATGCCAGCTATGCGTTCATCGCTCACACTGCCGAGCATGTCTCTGGCAGTGTCCTCTTTCAACTTTCCCGAGGTAATGCAATCGCCACCAGTATTGTTGCAGATAATGCACGATACCTGCGTGATCGCGACAATTGGGAGATAAACGTGGCGCATACCCGCAGTATGCGCTCGGTTCAACTTGAACCGACATCTGATAAACAGCATCAAGTCGCGTAACGGAGGCGCAGATGACAATGACAGAAAGCACGACTCATAAAACCAAGCAGAGCGTTCTTCCCATTTCGCAACAGCTGAAAAAGTACAAATACGTCTTTATCAATGGACGACAAATGACGTTACTACTCAGCACTCATGTTGGCGAAGTGATTCGATTCAAAAACTGCTGGAACCAACTAGAACGCGATCGCTATATGGCTGACGGTGGAACATACCGTTATCGTCGCTATGGTCAGTTCACTAAACTTGCGCGGAGCAAAGAAATTGTGATGATGCCGCACGAACCCTATGTTCAACCTGCGTACATCAACACACTCAATGGCGATATTGAACGTCACTTTGAACCGTTAACCGACCGCTTTGTGACCTCCCCTGTACTAGAAAAACTGCTCAAGATGATGAGCGAAATCTATGACGACGTCGAAGGCGAACCGCAAAACTGGAATATCCGTTTGCACCCCTATCGTATCACCGCAACGGAAGCGGAAGCAGGCGAACCAACGCCTGAAGGGTTGCATCGTGATGGCGTGACTTATATCGCCTCGATGATGATCAACAAGATCAATGTATCCGGTGGCGAAACCCGCATCACCGATGACAATCAAAATGAGCTCGAGCGCATCACGCTCGACAAGACTTTCGACATCGTCATGGCGGATGATGCCGCTACGATGCACGAAGTCTCCACTATTACCCCCGCGAGCAGTGAAACATCAGCATCTAGGGATGTACTCGTTATCGCTTTTACAAAAATGGAGAAATAACATGACAATAGCGACGAGTTCGTTAAAAAAAGGAAGTTTTAAGTTTCCCCTCACTGAAACACTGCTGCTGTTAGTGGCCGTGTTTTGGGGAACCAGTTACGGGCTCACCAAAAGCGCTCTTGTGTATACCAGCGTTTTGCTCTTTATCTCGATTCGTTTCTCGATCACTTTCCTGTGTATGCTACCTGTCGTGATTCGAGACTTTCGCCAAGGACTCAATAAAGACTGGAAGATTGCCATACCGACCGGCTTTATCCTCTCGGCGATTTTTTTCTGCGAAGTGTTTGGGGTTTCACAAACCTCTGCATCCAATGCCGCATTTTTGATCAGCCTCACCGTTATCCTAACGGCGTTTGCGGAACTGGTGATCAACAAAAAGCGCATTAGTAATACCTTGCTGGCTCTCACTGTGTGCAGTGTCATCGGTGTACTCTTGCTCACCAGCGAGCAAGGCATCGAGCTTTCACTCAACACTGGCGACTACTTTATTTTAACTGCGGCACTGCTGCGTGCCTTAATGGTCACCATGACCAAACGTTTCACCGAAGGCAAAGAGATCACCACCACCACCCTGACCTCTCTACAATCTTTTGTTGTGGCCAGTTGTGCAATCGTCGGCGTGTTGGTGTATGTGCCAGCTGCAGAGATCGTATTGCCCGTCTCGTTGGAGTTCTGGTTAACCGTCGCCTACTTAGTATTGTTTTGTACCCTGTTTGCTTTCTATGTACAAAACTACGCCGTGCGAAAAACCTCACCGACTCGCGTTTCACTCCTGATGGGCAGTGAGCCATTGTTTGGTGCTATTTTCGCCATGGTATGGCTACAAGAATCCCTCACCGCGCTGCAACTGCTCGGTGGCGCACTCATCCTGTTTAGTGTGATTGTTACCTCGACTCGGGATAACTGATCGGATTCCCCTTCTTTGAATCCATCACTTTAAGACAAACCAAGCGAGCCTCGGCTCGCTTTGGTTTATTTGGCTCACTATGAGCCTAGACATTATCAACTTGCGCATAACCAGGGACCTAGGTGAAAGCAACAAGCATCGGTTACTGAAAATGAAGTTCTCTTTGTAACCATTCCTTGAAAGCGTTAATCCTTAACACACGTGATGACGAAGGATCACTGATCACGGAGATGCGAACGCCAGGTTTGAGCCCGATGTTAAATGGCTTGACCAACAAGCCGCGCTCAACGAAATCGGCGGTAATGCTCTCTGTCGCCAAGCAGGCACCATGACCCGCAACAACGGCATTAATCGCCATATCGAAGGTACTGACTTCCATCCATTGGATCCCTTCACGCTTGGCCTGAACATTGGCACAGTGAAACCACTGATCCCAGTTGAAGGAGGTAGAGTTAAAGTCAATCAGCCAACAGCGTAGCAGTTGTTCTGGCTCAGTAAACTTCATGGATTCTGCTAACTGTGGTGAGCAGTAGGGAAAAATGGCCTCTTCAAATAACGTCTCTTGCTCAAGCTCAAGATGCTCGACGGTGTCATCACCTTGCCAAATAAGCACATCCGTTTCTGTGTGGCGGATATCAATGCCCTTAGCGTTTTGCACACGAATAGGTACATGAGGGAATTCCATGGTGAATTTCCACAATCTAGGCATTAACCAGCGAGTCGAAAACGAGCGAGGGGCACTAACATTCAACACGCCTTCAAGCGGTTCGTTTTGAATTCGATTGAGCCCTGTAACAATGTTTTTGAAGCCATCATTCACATGTTTTTGCAGGATCTGACCCTTATCGGTGAGATGCATTTCTCGCCCACGACGAACAAACAATTTGCACCCTAAACGATCTTCAAGCTGGCGTAATTTTTGGCTAATGGCAGCTTGGGTAACATGCAGCTCTTCGGCCGCTTTGCTGTAACTTTTTAGCCGCGAGGCCGATTCGAAAAAACGCAGTGCTGAGAGATAACGCAGTCGATTGTCCATAAGCTGAGGTTATAGTTCCTTTAATAAATCGTTGTTCGTAACCCATTTTGTTTGCCTTGATAATAGCGCTAACTGATAAGTAATCAAGGACACCACAATGAAGCCAGCTAAATACATTCACATCAAGAAAATGTTTAATGTATTGAAATTTAGACTAATATTTTCAAGCTCAAGCAGAAAAGAAAAGTGTACGACCACCATGAGTGACCATCTCAAGAAAGACATCGGACTAGAGTGTGATGAGAAAGATAAATCACACCACTCTAGGTTTTTATAATGTGAACTAATTTACTAATGAAGATGAAATATTCATCCAATTAAAGAGAAGCGGTTTTGTATCCACTGCCCTTTTCAGCGGGAGCAAGTAAAAACTACTCACTGCTCTCAAGAAAACGTCTGAGCTGCTCTTCGTCGACAATCTCTAAACCGTTTTCTCCTTTGCTAACCAGGCCTTTGTCCATCAGTTCTTTGACGGCACGACGGTAAACGCGGCTTGAAGTGCCAAAACGCTCGGCTTCTTGGTTGACCTTATCAAACCCACCGAGCATGACTGGGTGCTGTTTTTGCTGCAATAAATCAAAAGCGATGTTGTACGCAATGGGGTGAAGCAAGCGGCTAGTGTAGATCTCCATCGAATCTTGATAATCTTCCGCCAGTGCAGAGGCAAAAAACACCATCATTTCCGGCTGCTGCTCTAATGCTTGAGCCAAACGATGAATGCAAATGAGGTCAACTTGCAGATGTTCGTCAGCCGTAACCGTCCATTGACAAGGCGTTTGCGTAAAGAACTCCATTTCACCGAAAATATGGTCATCGCAGTTCGCTTCTCCGAGCTGAAAGCGTCGACCATTAGCCGCTATGATGTTCATAGAAACGCGCCCCACTGGCACAACAAACAGTTGTTCTAGCTTTTCCCCCTGACGGAGGATCTCCGTCCCTGCATCAACGTAGTAACTGCTGACTTGGCAACGGTAGATCAGCTCTCGAAAAGCTTTGCTCTGCTCTGCTAGATAGGCAGAAAAACGGCCTGTTGAGGAAGGCGTGATTCTCATGTTTCACCTCTGTGATGCGTTATAGGAAGAGTACGTTTCCTTGGCTAAGATGTCATCCTTTTGCAGAGAGTTTGACGCTCTTGCGCTATCACGATGCAACCAACGTCGAGATCATTTGGCTTCAATCGTGCCTAACGATGTTCCTTATAAAGGGCGATATCTTTCCTAAGGCGTGTTTTGTGATGAAATTTATATGCCAATGATTGCTTAAAGTGTTATAAGACAAATCCAAAGACATCACCATGGGATAGCGAAGGATGGCAATAAAAGGCCAAATAATAGAATGGAATGACGAAAAAGGTTACGGGTTCATTTCTGCCATTGGTGGAGAACTGAAAGTATTCTTTCATATTTCTTCGGTCACAAACCGTGGCTATCGCCCCAAAATAAAAGACAGTGTCACTTTCGACGTGGCTGAAGACAAAAAAGGGCGATTCAACGCTGAAAATGTTGTCGTTCTTGGTGTGCATGGTTTCCCTTTTACCGTTTTGTTTGGTTTTAGCTTTTTAGTTGCAGCAACCGCCTCCGTTGTCCTATTCGATGGGGCAAAAATTCTCATCCCATTGTATGTAGTGTTGAGTATGTTCACCTATCTGATGTTTGCTAAGGATAAACAAGCAGCACAGGAGAATAGTTGGAGAACGCCAGAAAACACCTTGCATCTACTCTCACTACTCGGTGGTTGGCCTGGGGCACTGTTGGCTCAATTTTCGTTGCGACACAAATCGAAAAAACAGCCTTTCAAACTCATTCTATGGCTGACTATCACTCTGAATATCGCCGGTTTTCTTTGGCTATTTACCGAGTCAGGTCGACACCTTGTTCAGTTTGTTTTTGACGCATTTTTACTTTAGGGTATTTTCACCCTAACGCCGTGAGTCAATCGATCTCAAACCATCGATTCCAAACACTGGTTCTCAGCAATAGCTGTTATTGGCTAACTATAAGCTTCACTGAAATTTGGCTCTACACTCACGCCCTTTTCCAAACGAAAAACGGCATCCGAAGATGCCGTTTTCTATTGCAAGAAAAGACGCTTGCCTATTGGCAAGAAAGCGCGGTTAGAGCCGCCAATGACGCACGTTTTTCGCCCGCCATCATGGCGTCATCATCATTCACGTATTGGCTTACTCCTTCTTTCACATCTTGCTGGTAGCGTACGACATTATTCAGCACAGAAGCCACGTGCAAACCACGTAAACGACCCACTGTAAACAACGCCGAGGTTTCCATATCGGCTCCCAAGATGCCTTTTTTGTTCCAGTATTGGCACAAAGTTTCTTCATCATCGGTATAGAAGCTGTCGTGAGAACGCACTACGCCCATATGGTAGGGAACAGTTTGCATTTGCAAATAGCCATCCAACCCTTTGAGCAAGCTAAAGCTCGCATAAGCAGGGTAAGCCGCGTCAATGTAGGCTTTTGACCCCCCTTCATCGCGCACTGCCCCTTCCGCTACGATCAACTCACCCAGTGCGATATTCGGTTGCATCGCACCTGCAGAACCAACACGAATGATGTATTTCGCGCCGCATTGCTTGAGCTCTTCAACGGCAATAATCATTGAAGGTGCACCAATGCCCGTGCTGCAAACGGTGATGGCTTTACCTTGAAACTCACCGTTGAAAAGGCGGTATTCACGGTTCTCTGCTATCAGTTCGGCGTTTTCTAGTAACGCTGCAATTCGGTTCGCGCGATCCGGCTCGCCACACACGATCACTCGTTCTGCGACTTGCGTTTCATCAACACACAGATGAGGCTGTTTACTCATGCGACTGCCTCATCGGCCGATTTTTCTGACTTCTGTTGCGTCGATGCTTGGTTACGCTTCGCTGTACGTGCCCATTCACGCGTACCATTCGCAGCAATAAACATTAGGATCGCGTACTGCAGTGACATCGCATACACCCCTTGCATGGCGTAGATGCCGACACTAATGATGTTGATCACCACCCAAAGTACCCAGTTTTCAACATATTTTCTGGTCATGAGGATTTGCGCCACAATGGACAATACCGTCATCGTCGAATCCCAAAATGGGAAAGCGTCAGGCTCCAATACTGGCTCAGCAAGCCCAGCGCCGAACACATTCATGGTGTCCACTGCGATATTTGCCAATGCGAAGAAAAATGGATCGATGTACACGGTCAATAACGCAATCGCACACACGCAGAGGCCCGCCGTGATCACCATTTTCTTTTGGCTCAGCCAGCGCACTTCCAGCAAATCCCCTTCGGCATTTGGTCTTGTCCATGCATACCAGCCATAAACGTTAGCACAAAAGAAAAACAGCTGTAGCAAAAGCAATCCATATAATTGAATTTGGAAGAAGATCACCGCAAATAGTGTCACGTTAATCAAACCAAATAGATAGTTGATGGTTTTTTCTTGGCTGGCAAACCAAATGCAAAGCAAACCAAAAATGGTCCCAATGGCTTCAATCCAGCTCATCGCATAGCCATCACCAATCGGAATATTCACAAGCGTATTATTGATATCAAATAGGGAGAACAGCTCCATATTAGGTCCTTTTTATCGAGTGTTATTGGATAGAAAGATGGTATATCCCGCAACAAGCAAAAAGGGAGGACATTTGTCCCCCCTAACTGGTGTGCGATCATAATTTGAATCAATCGTTCTTTCTATGATTGATTCGGTTCTCTCTAATAGGTCATGCAGCAAAGAACTGTGTTCAGTTTATTTTGCTCCAGCTCGAGACTTTGGTGTTGATAAAGCCACATTCGATCAACGCCCGCTCAATGGTCCCCTTTTGTCTAAGGATCGCGATGCCTTGATTGAGCGCTTGAGCCAGTTTTTCGCTTTCAGGGAATTGTCGAGAGAGAATGAAATGACGCGAACCTGTTAAGCCAATTTTCACTTTCGGAATAGGGTAAAACTGAAAACCTCGGGTGGTAAACGAGAGATCATCAGACACCTGAAATGGCGCCAGCAGGAAATCGACTCGGTGGCGGCCCACCATATCAACCATATTGCCCCAATCGGCCACATTGAGTAAGTTACTCAGCGGCAAAGCTTTTAAAGTGTTCCAATCGCTCACCCATTGTGAACTACTGACGGCAGA from Vibrio vulnificus NBRC 15645 = ATCC 27562 encodes the following:
- a CDS encoding BamA/TamA family outer membrane protein → MGKVGCCALLALTSVSAFAKPQSSWVDNLLEKLGASDTVDTRKLIDWGVLPGPFVNPEQGLGIGIAAVGLYTPTGWQSTDPYSTLTLTSYASTSGSYGLGVENRTYLSGDRIRLLIDGWVSHTPGYYWGQGESAAQTDNNKTQYNAQRYQFNPKIAYQIAPNVYLKAGWHWQTYQGVTVDDETPVAKALSNGRSSGMVLGMEYDSRDFEPNPAMGSYWNLEWSDFRQQYGSDTNYQQWLMNVRHYLQVSSQTIVAMELYSQAFTGDVPWYDQAMLGDDQRMRGYYQGQYRDRNQLSTQVEVRHSFNQRHGMVAWVGAGTIAPHYNELLEQSWLPTVGIGYRFAFKARINVRVDMGFGKESSGFYFHVNEAF
- a CDS encoding DUF4056 domain-containing protein → MMKMNKTTLLLLLASFSSSVLAEVDAPVGVRPCCAFGYDLKAQLGGIPVPFFSVGNVVDADKIGQHRYNDGSQSVSGNLLGLGDESNGLIFTQHAGFIDTAHVRDTADYTFYLYQENLTHLGQEYQVELKQELRVRQIHWQPQFQAESLSQAEKVQRSADAAAFIAFQLAQWHEIAQWFGLMSVGGFDELASAFSPEDLYSNMLGAQLAKQVILATPTLDKKTFSKNVDHVLQQRLSELKAQSKKITQQKIEALDGLWWDSARRLPDKWLLLKRDYQLAYTLQPNYPGSEHTLSLNAHFSDGSPISDWVSLKLIASNEEKHFSALPDTLKKAQVWTHQNFANLADFAYQQDARHHPKSFSPQVGEE
- a CDS encoding dicarboxylate/amino acid:cation symporter: MNTKKPMSLTGRVILGMVAGILTGFAIRALFADNGFVDAYIVNGLFEVGGKIFIASLKMLVVPLIFVSLVCGTSSLKDISTLGRMGGKTLAFYITTTAVAITLALTMGTVFQPGSGADLTAASSFKSAEAPSLGQVIIDMFPTNPISAMAEGKTLQVIVFALLFGIAISAAGKPGERIAAIFSDLNEVIMKLVALLMNLAPYGVFFLMAKLFTGLGLGAIINLGEYFLVLTATLLIHGLVTYSLMLKGFTGLSPLTFLKKMEDAIMFAFSTASSNATIPATMETVKNRLGVDNKIASFTVPLGATVNMDGTAIMQGVATAFIAQAFNIDLSMGDYVMVILTATLASIGTAGVPGVGLVMLAMVLNQVGLPLEGIALIMGVDRLLDMIRTAVNITGDACVSVIVAKSEGALDLDRFADPKAGEKEEEVHLKRADA
- a CDS encoding LysR family transcriptional regulator — encoded protein: MDTNRLIPLLSEMAIFVNVVESGSFSKTAQKLGVSPSSVSRSITRLENVLEKKLLERTTRQMRLSATGQEVYSLCSDMMNAAKMAVSAAQTDKSEASGSLRIAAPKALSRQVLMPFVLDFIADHPKVALQLKVADHYIDPIGDEVDVIIQITDKPTEGLVARSLGRCRLVLCASPEYLQQQGTPNHPDDLVGHNCLCLGENPRDRVWDFTIGSRKISVNVKGSFAVNHSEIRREAVLRGFGISVFPEFAIRPYIESGALTELLSDWHLGGNYQGQILAQYAQSKYVPQQIKTFIEYLQQRMVLS
- a CDS encoding argininosuccinate synthase-related protein, giving the protein MKKIRSIEDVQNVASQAKHVLTLFSGGLDSSYLLEILKNSRAKVTAVAIDLGDDIEESKLKLITDHYGFDLKILDAKQEFVEHSLFCAIQAQALYLGDYPVSSSLSRPIIVKKAVELAQNLGCDAIIHTANQSQNSLRRLNGAIERSGYQGFYGSPYEYSAISREEKAQTLFHSGLVGFKSRNVSGDSNLWCREFESGILDDPENFTLADSLFTWSRWQPEHHLEGNSIKIGFKQGYPVTLNDKPITLLELIAFINNHVGAYEIGRYVGFDHLDQDEKVLEVREAPAAMLLMKAYKLLETATLPTDVLKAKAWHNETWTQEAVEGRFGSLLQNASYAFIAHTAEHVSGSVLFQLSRGNAIATSIVADNARYLRDRDNWEINVAHTRSMRSVQLEPTSDKQHQVA
- a CDS encoding 2OG-Fe dioxygenase family protein → MTMTESTTHKTKQSVLPISQQLKKYKYVFINGRQMTLLLSTHVGEVIRFKNCWNQLERDRYMADGGTYRYRRYGQFTKLARSKEIVMMPHEPYVQPAYINTLNGDIERHFEPLTDRFVTSPVLEKLLKMMSEIYDDVEGEPQNWNIRLHPYRITATEAEAGEPTPEGLHRDGVTYIASMMINKINVSGGETRITDDNQNELERITLDKTFDIVMADDAATMHEVSTITPASSETSASRDVLVIAFTKMEK
- a CDS encoding DMT family transporter, whose product is MTIATSSLKKGSFKFPLTETLLLLVAVFWGTSYGLTKSALVYTSVLLFISIRFSITFLCMLPVVIRDFRQGLNKDWKIAIPTGFILSAIFFCEVFGVSQTSASNAAFLISLTVILTAFAELVINKKRISNTLLALTVCSVIGVLLLTSEQGIELSLNTGDYFILTAALLRALMVTMTKRFTEGKEITTTTLTSLQSFVVASCAIVGVLVYVPAAEIVLPVSLEFWLTVAYLVLFCTLFAFYVQNYAVRKTSPTRVSLLMGSEPLFGAIFAMVWLQESLTALQLLGGALILFSVIVTSTRDN
- a CDS encoding LysR substrate-binding domain-containing protein is translated as MDNRLRYLSALRFFESASRLKSYSKAAEELHVTQAAISQKLRQLEDRLGCKLFVRRGREMHLTDKGQILQKHVNDGFKNIVTGLNRIQNEPLEGVLNVSAPRSFSTRWLMPRLWKFTMEFPHVPIRVQNAKGIDIRHTETDVLIWQGDDTVEHLELEQETLFEEAIFPYCSPQLAESMKFTEPEQLLRCWLIDFNSTSFNWDQWFHCANVQAKREGIQWMEVSTFDMAINAVVAGHGACLATESITADFVERGLLVKPFNIGLKPGVRISVISDPSSSRVLRINAFKEWLQRELHFQ
- a CDS encoding Crp/Fnr family transcriptional regulator — encoded protein: MRITPSSTGRFSAYLAEQSKAFRELIYRCQVSSYYVDAGTEILRQGEKLEQLFVVPVGRVSMNIIAANGRRFQLGEANCDDHIFGEMEFFTQTPCQWTVTADEHLQVDLICIHRLAQALEQQPEMMVFFASALAEDYQDSMEIYTSRLLHPIAYNIAFDLLQQKQHPVMLGGFDKVNQEAERFGTSSRVYRRAVKELMDKGLVSKGENGLEIVDEEQLRRFLESSE